The proteins below come from a single Malus domestica chromosome 03, GDT2T_hap1 genomic window:
- the LOC103427404 gene encoding ADP-ribosylation factor-like protein 2, producing the protein MGLLSIIRKIKRKEKEIRILMVGLDNSGKTTIVLRINGEDTSVVSPTLGFNIKTIIYQKYTLNIWDVGGQKTIRSYWRNYFEQTDGLVWVVDSSDLRRLEDCKAELDNLLKEERLSGSSLLILANKQDIKGALTPEEIAKVLNLEAMDKTRHWQIVGCSAFTGEGLLEGFDSLVQDIASRIYVLD; encoded by the coding sequence ATGGGGCTTCTCAGCATTATtcgaaaaattaaaaggaaggaaaaagaaatacgTATACTCATGGTTGGGCTTGACAATTCCGGAAAGACAACCATTGTGCTGAGAATTAATGGAGAGGACACCAGCGTTGTCAGTCCCACACTCGGCTTCAACATCAAGACCATCATTTACCAAAAGTATACCCTCAACATATGGGATGTCGGGGGCCAGAAAACAATAAGATCGTACTGGAGAAACTATTTCGAGCAAACTGATGGTCTGGTATGGGTGGTTGACAGTTCAGATCTTAGAAGGTTAGAAGACTGCAAAGCGGAACTCGACAATCTTTTGAAAGAGGAGAGGCTTTCGGGATCATCCTTGTTGATACTAGCAAATAAGCAGGACATAAAAGGTGCCCTTACTCCGGAAGAAATTGCTAAGGTTTTGAACTTGGAGGCAATGGATAAAACTCGGCACTGGCAAATTGTCGGCTGCAGTGCATTCACCGGCGAGGGACTGCTTGAGGGATTCGATTCGTTGGTCCAAGACATTGCCTCTCGGATCTATGTTCTTGATTAG
- the LOC103427405 gene encoding L10-interacting MYB domain-containing protein-like, giving the protein MSSNQDEDVASWPVTVEKHFIHLLHEERKKRLKGSTVDKNAWDAIEDELFNKFGKRYAREKLKAKYNRLRKIYREFAKLVAHTGMCWDPETDKVHASEEVWESYLKKNKFASRFRRKGCPQYQVLGEIFNHIPSNGQMHSGSIASLPNSDVERGLESEFPSFGAHYSPDTEGGIDTKNKGDEGNSKTQKRRPLSPPGYCRTRKESRTSKAAKLGDGVEVCAVSPDAETESSLPKVEYRKKNDFSSPFRELASIEDCMEVLESMEDLDDAAYVRACERFTSSDWRRMFMKMSDARKRMWLYSLK; this is encoded by the exons ATGAGCTCAAACCAAGATGAAGATGTTGCCAGTTGGCCAGTGACGGTCGAGAAACATTTTATTCACCTGTTGcatgaagagagaaaaaaaaggctGAAAGGCTCAACTGTGGATAAGAATGCATGGGATGCAATAGAAGATGAGCTTTTTAACAAATTTGGCAAAAGATACGCTCGTGAAAAATTGAAGGCAAAGTACAATCGCTTGCGCAAGATATACCGTGAGTTTGCAAAGCTTGTGGCTCATACAGGGATGTGTTGGGACCCTGAGACCGACAAGGTACATGCATCTGAAGAAGTTTGGGAGTCCTACCTTAAG aaaaacaagtttgCTAGTCGCTTTCGTAGGAAGGGATGCCCGCAGTATCAAGTGCTTGGAGAGATCTTCAACCACATACCTTCTAATGGACAAATGCATTCTGGATCCATTGCTTCTCTTCCAAACTCTGATGTCGAGAGAGGTTTAGAGTCCGAGTTTCCCAGCTTTGGGGCACACTATAGCCCTGATACTGAAGGCGGCATAGATACTAAAAATAAAGGAGACGAAGGTAATAGCAAGACCCAAAAGCGCCGTCCTTTAAGTCCCCCAGGTTATTGCCGCACAAGAAAGGAATCAAGGACATCGAAGGCGGCCAAGCTAGGTGATGGAGTGGAAGTATGCGCAGTATCTCCAGATGCCGAGACTGAATCTTCGTTACCAAAGGTTGAATACAGAAAGAAGAACGATTTTTCATCCCCTTTTAGAGAATTGGCCTCGATTGAAGATTGTATGGAAGTACTCGAGTCTATGGAGGATCTGGATGACGCCGCCTATGTTAGAGCATGTGAGAGGTTTACGAGTTCGGATTGGAGGAGGATGTTCATGAAGATGTCTGATGCAAGGAAAAGAATGTGGCTGTATAGCCTAAAGTGA